The sequence GCACGTCGTTCGCATCTTGTGTGCCCTCGAGAATCCCCAAGGCAGTGGCATCACCGCTGTTAGCCTTGTCAATCAGCGAGCCGATGCTGTCTGCACCAACGCGATCCAACTTGAACCAGCTACGTTCGAAATCGTTGCGATACACCATACTGTTCAGTGCCAGCGACTCACTCAGCTCAATGCGATGACGCAGTACGACACCCGACTGCCGGGTATTCATCTGATCCTGCTCAGTCAGGCCATAGCGGCGGAATGGGTCGCGATCAAACTGCTCGTCGGTCACACCCAGATAGGTCGCGTTTGATTGTTCTTCGGTGTAGTTAACTTTTAAATCCAACTGCTGCGGGTAGGCACTGCCTTCAGCACTGCGCCAGCGCAGTTTGGCAACATAATCTTCTTTGTCGTAACCCGTGTCCCGGTTGGAGCGATCAATACTCTTGAAGCCCAGCGTTTCTTCCTGATAACTCTCCAGCAGGAAGCCCCAGCTACCCTCGGTGGCGCCATAATATACATGGGATTTTTGCGAGCTGTTCTCGCCGATTTCGACGTTGACAAAGCCTTCCGCCATATCGGGAATCGGCGTGGAAATCAGGTTGATGGCACCACCTACGGTAAACGGTCCGTGGCGCAGCAGGTCGGGGCCCTTCAGCACTTCAATGCCAGACATACGGCCGCTGGTGGGGAAATAATAAGCTTCGGGGGCGGCATAGGGTGCCGGCGCAATCAACACGCCATCTTCCATCAACGTGATCTTGCCGCTGCGACCACTGCCTGAGCCGCGAATACCAATATTGGCGCGCAACCCGTAACCGTCTTCCTCTTGAAAATACACCCCCGGTACCTGCCGCACCATGCGGTGGATATCGGTGTACTCAAACTTTTCCAGTTCCAACTCGTCAACGACATAAGCGGAGCCCGCGAGCTTATCGAGGCGCTCTCCAATGATCGTGACCTGCTCGACCTTGAGACTCTCCGGCGGCGTACCCTGTTTCTGCGTCGCCACATCGCCCAGAGATACCAGGGGCATGGCGGCAATCGCCACAGCTAGAGCTGTCTTTTTCACGTTACATTCTCCCAATCTCGAATATTCTTATCTGACATCCCTGCCGCTACGACACAACATCGCACCAAAGCGTCCTGAAGGCGGCGCAATATTAGCAAAGCCATAAATAAAAAGAACCATTCTTATTCTCAATTTCAGTACGGATACGCAATTTGTGAACTTGCGGAGCAGGCAGACATAAAAAAACCCGGCAGATGCCGGGTTTCTTGGGTTCCGAGTAAGGAAGCGATCAGCTTTGAGCAGCTTGTTGTGCCGCTGTTTCCTTAATCAGCGTTTGCAGCTCGCCGCTCTCGAACATCTCGCAGATAATGTCACAGCCGCCGATCAGCTCGCCGTTGATCCAGAGCTGAGGAAAGGTTGGCCAGTTAGCGTACTCGGGCAGCTTGGCGCGAATATCGGGGTTGGCAAGAATATCCACAAACGCGAAACGCTCACCACAGCCCATCAGCGCTTGAGAAGCACGCGCCGAAAAACCGCACTGAGGCTGGTTGGGCGACCCCTTCATGTAAATCAGGATGGGGTTGTTGTCGATCTGCTGTTTAATTGCGTCGAGAGTTTCCATTGATCACCTGCCGTGTCGGCGTCCGGCATACCGAAGAAAAGAAATGAAGGCCCGGACAATTTCAAGGCGGCTATTTTAGCAATGTCAGCACGGAAAAGTCATGCGCCTTCGCGGACCACACCCCAGCCCCCGCCCCCGGGTGTCGCAATACTGAGGCGATCGCCGGGCTGTGCCTGCGCGCTGACTTTGCCCGGCAAGACATTCCCGTTCAGCCGATTCTCGCCCGAGACTCCCGCTTCACCACCGTTCAAGCCCCAGGGCCGAACCCGCCGACGCTCGGTCAGCAGGGTAAAGCGCGCCGATGCGAGAAATTCAAACTCCCGAATCAAACCGTCGCCGCCGCGATGCTCCCCCGCACCGCCGCTGTGTCGCCGCAAAGCGTAACGCGTCACCCTCAAGGGGTAATGCATTTCCAGGCTTTCGATGGGCGTATTCAGCGTATTGGTCATATGGCACTGCACCGCGCTCAAGCCTTCGCCCTGACTGTGGCCGCCGCTGCCACCGGCCAGGGTTTCGTAATAGTGCCAGGGCTGGCCGTCCAGCGAGCCCATCGCCACATTATTCATACTGCCGTGAGCCGCCGCCGGAATCAGCTCAGGCACCGCCTGCGCCAGCGCGCCCAGCACCACATCGCAGGCACGCATGGATGTCTCCACGTTACCGGCAGCCACCGCTGCGGGCCGCCGGGCGTTGAGCAGCGAGCCTTCCGGCACCGCGAGTGTAATCGGACGAAAGAGCCCGGCGCAGACCGGCGCCTCCTCCGGCATCAGGCAGCGAAACGCGTAGTACACCGCCGCTGCCGCAACCGAGCGCGGACAGTTGATGTTGCCCTGCACCTGTGGCGCGGTGCCGCTGAAATCCACATGGGCGCGGCCGTCCGCCAGGCGCAGCGAGGCGCAGATCGGCAGGTCTTCGTGACCAAAGCCGTCATCGTCCATCACATCGGAAAAGTAAAATTCTCCAGCAGGCAATTCCCGCAGACGGTGCACAGACAGTTGCTCGGCGTAATCCTGAAGCTGCGACACCGCTACCTCGAAGGATAGCGGCAGCATCGACACCAGTTCTTCCAGTCGTTGCAGACCACAGCGATTCGCACTGAGCTGGGCGATGAAGTCGCCATGTTCAGAAGGGCCGAACCAGTCGTCCAGCAACTGCCGCTGCAATACGCCACCGCGCTGCAGCCGCGTGGGGGGAATCACCACGCCCTCTTCTTCCAGCGTCTGCGACAGCGGCATGGAGCCCGGCGTAGAGCCGCCAATATCCGCGTGATGTGCGCGATTGGCGATAAACGCCAGCAACTCGCCGTCGCGGAAATACGGCGCCACCACGGTCACATCCGGCAAGTGCGTGCCACCCAGGAAGGGATCGTTCAACACCAACATATCGCCCGGCGCCCAGTCACAGGCACCAACAATATCCGCCATGGCATAGGCCATGCTGCCCAGATGCACCGGAATATGGGCAGCCTGCGCGCACAGCTCGCCTCGCGCATCAAAGATAGCGCAGGAAAAATCCAGACGATCCTTGATATTCGGCGAAAATGCCGCCCGCTGAAGTACTGCCCCCATCTCTTCGCACACCGCCTCGAGTCGGCTGACAAACAGGCCCAACTGCACCGGATTCAGGGTTTCAGACATCACACGCTCACGTCATTACTGCGAAAGCGCCATTATCCCCAAACGGGGGCGCCGGTGAAACGCCGCGCAAAAAAATGGCCTCGCAGGGCCATCGTGAAGTTGTAACGGTTCGCATTAAAACCGGTAGCGCGCACTCAAGCCCACCGTACGGGGCTGATTGACGTGCTGCCCCACTCGCGCGTTCCCGCCACGCTCCAGATCCAGCGACAATTCGGCGCGCTCATTGGTGGCATTGCGCACGAAGAGCGCCACATCCCACTCATCGCGACTGGCTCCCAAGCGCAGGTTGACGATCTGGTAGCCGCCCTGCTCCCGGTCATACGTGTAGGTCGGCTGTGTCAGCGGTCCGCCCATACTCGGATACAGCGTAGCCACACCCTGCCCGCCATTTTCCTGATCCGCAATCTGGGTGTAGCGCGCCCCCACAT comes from Spongiibacter tropicus DSM 19543 and encodes:
- the grxD gene encoding Grx4 family monothiol glutaredoxin; its protein translation is METLDAIKQQIDNNPILIYMKGSPNQPQCGFSARASQALMGCGERFAFVDILANPDIRAKLPEYANWPTFPQLWINGELIGGCDIICEMFESGELQTLIKETAAQQAAQS
- a CDS encoding hydantoinase B/oxoprolinase family protein codes for the protein MSETLNPVQLGLFVSRLEAVCEEMGAVLQRAAFSPNIKDRLDFSCAIFDARGELCAQAAHIPVHLGSMAYAMADIVGACDWAPGDMLVLNDPFLGGTHLPDVTVVAPYFRDGELLAFIANRAHHADIGGSTPGSMPLSQTLEEEGVVIPPTRLQRGGVLQRQLLDDWFGPSEHGDFIAQLSANRCGLQRLEELVSMLPLSFEVAVSQLQDYAEQLSVHRLRELPAGEFYFSDVMDDDGFGHEDLPICASLRLADGRAHVDFSGTAPQVQGNINCPRSVAAAAVYYAFRCLMPEEAPVCAGLFRPITLAVPEGSLLNARRPAAVAAGNVETSMRACDVVLGALAQAVPELIPAAAHGSMNNVAMGSLDGQPWHYYETLAGGSGGHSQGEGLSAVQCHMTNTLNTPIESLEMHYPLRVTRYALRRHSGGAGEHRGGDGLIREFEFLASARFTLLTERRRVRPWGLNGGEAGVSGENRLNGNVLPGKVSAQAQPGDRLSIATPGGGGWGVVREGA